Genomic segment of Salvia splendens isolate huo1 chromosome 12, SspV2, whole genome shotgun sequence:
AATGAGAATTCAAACTTGAATAGGGAAAACAAGTACGTGCATCAACTAGTGGAGTACCCTCGCTCAACAGATCCAAAATAGCATGGAAATTAGGCTGCCAAATCTTCTTTCAGGGTATGTTGTCTCGTGAAGTTGCTTCTGTTCTAGTTTTGTCTGGACGCATTGATTCTTTTTGTACGTCATATGCTAGAGTATGATCCACTATTCACCCCTATATTtaatattgattattgatattGATCGTGTGACAACTGTAGAATCCAGGGCAGGATGAACTTTCCAGGCTTGGTGAACAGATGGTTCATAGTTTCGAGGGTAAAAGAGCTTTAGCTCGGGTACTTTGCCATGAACTTCACGACAAGTTCCTCCAGCATGGTCTGAACTCAGGGATTGGACAAAGAAGACATGCTATTTAAGCTATACAGTTCTATATGGTTTGTTTCTTTCCATGCATCCAGCCTATCGTGTGTGATGCTTTCGGCAGTTTGTAATTCTTAACCACCGCGAATGCACATGGGGAGATTACGGAATACTCACTAGAGCATTCCCTATTAAGCTAGTTCTTCAATATATATGTGAACATTCATCTCCTTGTTTAAAAGATTTGTGCATattatgcttttatttttttgatcatGATGTGCCTCGTTTAATTCGAAATTATAGTGCTCAAAGCATGGAAAGAATAGAAGAGCTTCTCCAGGAGGACCAGAATGTCAAGCGGAGGAAAGAGCGTATCCAGAAACAGTCCTCTATTCTTTCCAAGCTTACTACACAACTCTGTATTAATGATAATCTGGCAGCCGCTGCATCCACCTATTCCAATGATGGTGACCTGTTTTATGATTATAAAAGTGTCTATTCTTACAAGTTTGTATagctatctatatatatacatggtaTGAGAATTCTTTTGTAAGCGTGTAATGTTTTCCTCTATACATCAGTAGAAAGTTCAACCATTGCTGGCCCATCTTCCCGGGAGGTCTGGAGATGCTACGTTTGATGCTGCTGCCAGCGGTCCAAACCTATCATATGGGGATTCTCGATCAAATTGTCTCAGTCGCCGGAACAGTGATCCTTTTCATAATGGTGATATAAACCCTGGCTGCCGACGAACACCCTAGCATTTGCCACTTGCTCCTCCATCATCTAAATCTGTTTATATATTCTAAGGTAGATGGAAATTTTGACAAATCAATTCTTGCAATTCTTGTCGGATGTTTCATCAGTTTCTCAAGCTCGCATCGAGCTCTAAATCGTAGGCTGCATTGGTTTGCATCATGGACATTTGATTcctatgttttaagaaatgaagtCTTTCCTGATTAGGTTTATTTGACCATTACACTTGAGAAAATGGCCAAAGGGGATGCTCAGAAGCTCTACTTCACTGTTCCAATATTTGAGACACATCCTCCCTAGTACTTCATCCACGCAATTTCAGATTCATGGATGCATTCAGAGTGTTTCTATACTATGTCCTTCCGGAACCTCATGCTCCCTGAGGTGATTTTGAGATTCACTGATATTTATGTTTTGAACACCATGAAGAGTTTTAATCTTAAAGTTTTCTTATGTTCCTTCAGGCTCTTACAACTTATATGGAACTCCTTGACTTGAAACCACTTCCTGTGACTGCACTTGCAAATGGAACTTATGAAAAATTGTACAGATACATACATTTTAACCCCATACAGACGAAGGTTTGGATGAAACTTGCCAGTCTCCCTTGTTGTTTCCCTGCAGTTTTCTCAATAAAGCATGAACTCTTGGGTTTTATTTATTCTGACTAGAGTTATTGTAATCATGACAGGCTTTTGATGTGCTATATCACACGGACCAAAATGGGgagaaaagaagataaaaacagataaagaagaaaaaaaggaaaaaaagcaaaaaaaagaagaggagacagatctgtggaaaaaaaaagaaaagaaaagaaaaaattgggggaacagatctagaaaaaggaaaaaacagtGCAGAATTAAAGAAAGAGTTCCAAGACGAGAATAAgctgttggaggaagagatgGGGAGCTTCGTGATGGAGTAATGGGAGGAAAAGACAACGATTAGCGGGGCTTCAACTTGAAGCACTtctggaagagaaatcaagatCGCAAAATAAGAATGCCAAATCTTCTTTCAGGGTATGCTGACTCGTGAAGCTGCTTCTGTCCAAGTTTTGTCTGGACGCATTGATACTTTCAGTACATCATATGCTAGAGTATGATGCACAATTTACACCTATAATGAATATTGATTATTGGTATTGATTGTGTGATTACTGCAGGCTCCAGGGCAAGTCCCAAGTAGCATGTTGAATATGCTAGACTATGATTGTAATCTGGCAACACTATGGCAGAAAGAGTAGAAAGAAACATGGTAAGGGGTAGAACAAGAGCAAAATggggagaaaagaagaaaaaaacataaaaaagaaaaaaaagagaaggcagatctgtggaaaaaaaagaaaagaaaaatttgtggaacagatctagaaaaggaaaaaacagaGCAGAATCAAAGGAAGATTTCcaagaaaatgtgaaaaaaaatagCCGGAGTAAGTTATTGGAGGAAGAAACGGTGAGCTTCATGATGGAGTAATGGGAGGAAAACACGACGGTTTAGTGAGGCTTCAACTTGAAGCATTtctggaagagaaatcaagacCAGAAAATGAGAATTCAAACTTGAATAGGGAAAACAAGTACGTGCATCAACTAGTGGAGTACCCTCGCTCAACAGATCCAAAATAGCATGGATATTAGGCTGCCAAATCTTCTTTCAGGGTATGTTGTCTCGTGAAGTTGCTTCTGTTCTAGTTTTGTTTGGACGCATTGATTCTTTTTGTACGTCATATGCTAGAGTATGATCCACTATTCACCCCTATATTtaatattgattattgatattGATCGTGTGACAACTGCAGAATCCAGGGCAGGATGAACTTTCCAGGCTTGGTGAACAGATGGTTCATAGTTCCGAGGGTAAAAGAGCTTTAGCTCGGATACTTTGCCATGAACTTCACGACAAGTTCCTCCAGCATGGTCTGAACTCAGGGATTGGACAAAGAAGACATGCTATTTAAGCTATACAGTTCTATAAGGTTTGTTTCTTTCCATGCATCCAGCCTATCGTGTGTGATGCTTTCGGCAGTTTGTAATTCTTAACCACCGCGAATGCACATGGGGAGATTACGGAATACTCACTAGAGCATTCCCTATTAAGCTAGTTCTTCAATATATATGTGAACATTCATCTCCTTGTTTAAAAGATTTGTGCATattatgcttttatttttttgatcatGATGTGCCTCGTTTAATTCGAAATTATAGTGCTCAAAGCATGGAAAGAATAGAAGAGCTTCTCCAGGAGGACCAGAATGTCAAGCGGAGGAAAGAGCGTATCCAGAAACAGTCCTCTATTCTTTCCAAGCTTACTACACAACTCTGTATTAATGATAATCTGGCAGCCGCTGCATCCACCTATTCCAATGAAGGTGACCTGTTTTATGATTATAAAAGTGTCTATTCTTACAAGTTTGTATagctatctatatatatacatggtaTGAGAATTCTTTTGTAAGCGTGTAATGTTTTCCTCTATACATCAGTAGAAAGTTCAACCATTGCTGGCCCATCTTCCCGGGAGGTCTGGAGATGCTACGTTTGATGCTGCTGCCAGCGGTCCAAACCTATCATATGGGGATTCTAGATCAAATTGTCTCAGTCGCCGGAACAGTGATCCTTTTCATAATGGTGATATAACCCTGGTGCCGACGAACACCCTAGCATTTGCCATTGCTCCTCCATCATCTGCAAATCTGTTTATATATTCTAAGGTAGATGGAAATTTTGACAAATCAATTCTTGCAATTCTTGTCGGATGTTTCATCAGTTTCTCAAGCTCGCATCGAGCTCTAAATCGTAGGCTGCATTGGTTTGCATCATGGACATTTGATTcctatgttttaagaaatgatgTCTTTCCTGATTAGGTTATTTTAATGTTTTCCTCTATACATCAGTAGAAAGTTCAACCATTGCTGGCCCATCTTCCCGGGAGGTCTGGAGATGCTACGTTTGATGCTGCTGCCAGCGGTCCAAACCTATCATATGGGGATTCTAGATCAAATTGTCTCAGTCGCCGGAACAGTGATCCTTTCATAATGGTGATTATAATCCTGGTGCCGACGAACACCCTAGCATTTGCCACTTGCTCCTCCATCATCTGCATCTGTTTATATATTCTAAGGTAGATGGAAATTTTGACAAATCAATTCTTGCAATTCTTGTCGGATGTTTCATCAGTTTCTCAAGCTCGCATCGAGCTCTAAATCGTAGGCTGCATTGGTTTGCATCATGGACATTTGATTcctatgttttaagaaatgaagtCTTTCCTGATTAGGTTTATTTGACCATTACACTTGAGAAAATGGCCAAAGGGGATGCTCAGAAGCTCTACTTCACTGTTCCAATATTTGAGACACATCCTCCCTAGTACTTCATCCACGCAATTTCAGATTCATGGATGCATTCAGAGTGTTTCTATACTATGTCCTTCCGGAACCTCATGCTCCCTGAGGTGATTTTGAGATTCACTGATATTTATGTTTTGAACACCATGAAGAGTTTTAATCTTAAAGTTTTCTTATGTTCCTTCAGGCTCTTACAACTTATATGGAACTCCTTGACTTGAAACCACTTCCTGTGACTGCACTTGCAAATGGAACTTATGAAAAATTGTACAGATACATACATTTTAACCCCATACAGACGAAGGTTTGGATGAAACTTGCCAGTCTCCCTTGTTGTTTCCCTGCAGTTTTCTCAATAAAGCATGAACTCTTGGGTTTTATTTATTCTGACTAGAGTTATTGTAATCATGACAGGCTTTTGATGTGCTATATCACACGGACCAAAATGGGgagaaaagaagataaaaacagataaagaagaaaaaaaggaaaaaaagcaaaaaaaagaagaggagacagatctgtggaaaaaaaagaaaagaaaagaaaaaattgggggaacagatctagaaaaaggaaaaaacagtGCAGAATTAAAGAAAGAGTTCCAAGACGAGAATAAgctgttggaggaagagatgGGGAGCTTCGTGATGGAGTAATGGGAGGAAAAGACAACGATTAGCGGGGCTTCAACTTGAAGCACTtctggaagagaaatcaagatCGCAAAATAAGAATGCCAAATCTTCTTTCAGGGTATGCTGACTCGTGAAGCTGCTTCTGTCCAAGTTTTGTCTGGACGCATTGATACTTTCAGTACATCATATGCTAGAGTATGATGCACAATTTACACCTATAATGAATATTGATTATTGGTATTGATTGTGTGATTACTGCAGGCTCCAGGGCAAGTCCCAAGTAGCATGTTGAATATGCTAGACTATGATTGTAATCTGGCAACACTATGGCAGAAAGAGTAGAAAGAAACATGGTAAGGGGTAGAACAAGAGCAAAATggggagaaaagaagaaaaaaacataaaaaagaaaaaaaagagaaggcagatctgtggaaaaaaaaagaaaagaaaaatttgtggaacagatctagaaaaggaaaaaacagaGCAGAATCAAAGGAAGATTTCcaagaaaatgtgaaaaaaaatagCCGGAGTAAGTTATTGGAGGAAGAAACGGGGAGCTTCATGATGGAGTAATGGGAGGAAAACATGACGGTTTAGTGAGGCTTCAACTTGAAGCATTtctggaagagaaatcaagacCTGAAAATGAGAATTCAAACTTGAATAGGGAAAACAAGTACGTGCATCAACTAGTGGAGTACCCTCGCTCAACAGATCCAAAATAGCATGGAAATTAGGCTGCCAAATCTTCTTTCAGGGTATGTTGTCTCGTGAAGTTGCTTCTGTTCTAGTTTTGTTTGGACGCATTGATTCTTTTTGTACGTCATATGCTAGAGTATGATCCACTATTCACCTCTATATTtaaaattgattattgatattGATCGTGTGACAACTGCAGAATCCAGGGCAGGATGAACTTTCCTAGCTTGGTGAACAGATGGTTCATAGTTCCGAGGGTAAAAGAGCTTTAGCTCGGGTACTTTGCCATGAACTTCACGACAAGTTCCTCCAGCATGGTCTGAACTCAGGGATTGGACAAAGAAGACATGCTATTTAAGCTATACAGTTCTATAAGGTTTGTTTCTTTCCATGCATCCAGCCTATCGTGTGTGATGCTTTCGGCAGTTTGTAATTCTTAACCACCGCGAATGCACATGGGGAGATTACGGAATACTCACTAGAGCATTCCCTATTAAGCTAGTTCTTCAATATATATGTGAACATTCATCTCCTTGTTTAAAAGATTTGTGCATATTATGCTTTTACTTTTTTGATCATGATGTGCCTCgtttaattcaaaattatagTGCTCAAAGCATGGAAAGAATAGAAGAGCTTCTCCAGGAGGACCAGAATGTCAAGCGGAGGAAAGAGCGTATCCAGAAACAGTCCTCTATTCTTTCCAAGCTTACTACACAACTCTGTATTAATGATAATCTGGCAGCCGCTGCATCCACCTATTCCAATGAAGGTGACCTGTTTTATGATTATAAAAGTGTCTATTCTTACAAGTTTGTATagctatctatatatatacatggtaTGAGAATTCTTTTGTAAGCGTGTAATGTTTTCCTCTATACATCAGTAGAAAGTTCAACCATTGCTGGCCCATCTTCCCGGGAGGTCTGGAGATGCTACGTTTGATGCTGCTGCCAGCGGTCCAAACCTATCATATGGGGATTCTAGATCAAATTGTCTCAGTCGCCGGAACAGTGATCCTTTTCATAATGGTGATATAATCACTGGCTGCCGACGAACACCCTAGCATTTGCCACTTCCTCCTCCATCATCTAAATCTGTTTATATATTCTAAGGTAGATGGAAATTTTGACAAATCAATTCTTGCAATTCTTGTCGGATGTTTCATCAGTTTCTCAAGCTCGCATCGAGCTCTAAATCGTAGGCTGCATTGATTTGCATCATGGACATTTGATTcctatgttttaagaaatgaagtCTTTCCTGATTAGGTTTGTTTGACCATTACACTTGAGAAAATGGCCAAAGGGGATGCTCAGAAGCTCTACTTCACTGTTCCAATATTTGAGACACATCCTCCCTAGTACTTCATCCACGCAATTTCAGATTCATGGAAGCATTCAGAGTGTTTCTATACTATGTCCTTCCGGAACCTCATGCTCCCTGAGGTGATTTTGAGATTCACTGATATTTATGTTTTGAACACCATGAAGAGTTTTAATCTTAAAGTTTTCTTATGTTCCTTCAGGCTCTTACAACTTATATGGAACTCCTTGACTTGAAACCACTTCCTGTGACTGCACTTGCAAATGGAACTTATGAAGAATTGTACAGATACATACATTTTAACCCCATACAGACGAAGGTTTGGATGAAACTTGCCAGTCTCCCTTGTTGTTTCCCTGCAGTTTTCTCAATAAAGCATGAACTCTTGGGTTTTATTTATTCTGACTAGAGTTATTGTAATCATGACAGGCTTTTGATGTGCTATATCACACGGACCAAAATGGTgagaaaagaagataaaaacagataaagaagaaaaaaagaaaaaagaaaaaaaaagaagaggagacagatctgtggaaaaaaaagaaaagaaaagaaaaaattgggggaacagatctagaaaaaggaaaaaacagtGCAGAATTAAAGAAAGAGTTCCAAGACGAGAATAAgctgttggaggaagagatgGGGAGCTTCGTGATGGAGTAATGGGAGGAAAAGACAACGATTAGCGGGGCTTCAACTTGAAGCACTtctggaagagaaatcaagatCGCAAAATAAGAATGCCAAATCTTCTTTCAGGGTATGCTGTCTCGTGAAGCTGCTTCTGTTTAAGTTTTGTCTGGACGCATTGATACTTTCAGTACATCATATGCTAGAGTAAGATGCACAATTTACACCTATAATGAATATTGATTATTGGTATTGATTGTGTGATTACTGCAGGCTCCAGGGCAAGTCCCAAGTAGCATGTTGAATATGCTAGACTATGATTGTAATCTGGCAACACTATGGCAGAAAGAGTAGAAAGAAACATGGTAAGGGGTAGAACAAGAGCAAAATggggagaaaagaagaaaaaaacataaacaagaaaaaaaagagaaggcagatctgtggaaaaaaaaagaaaagaaaaatttgtGGAACAGATCTAGGAAAGGAAAAAACAGAGCAGAATCAAAGGAAGATTTCcaagaaaatgtgaaaaaaaatagCCGGAGTAAGTTATTGGAGGAAGAAACGTGGAGCTTCATGATGAGTAATGGGAGGAAAACACGACGGTTTAGTGAGGCTTCAACTTGAAGCATTtctggaagagaaatcaagacCTGAAAATGAGAATTCAAACTTGAATAGGGAAAACAAGTACGTGCATCAACTAGTGGAGTACCCTCGCTCAACAGATCCGAAATAGCATGGAAATTAGGCTGCCTAATCTTCTTTCAGGGTATGTTGTCTCGTGAAGTTGCTTCTGTTCTAGTTTTGTCTGGACGCATTGATTCTTTTTGTACGTCATATGCTAGAGTATGATCCACTATTTACCCCTATATTtaatattgattattgatattGATCGTGTGACAACTGCAGAATCCAGGACATGATGAACTTTCCAGGCTTGGTGAACAGATGGTTCATAGTTCCTAGGGTAAAAGAGCTTTAGCTCGGGTACTTTGCCATGAACTTCACGACAAGTTCCTCCAGCATGGTCTGAACTCAGGGATTGGACAAAGAAGACATGCTATTTAAGCTATACAGTTCTATAAGGTTTGTTTCTTTCCATGCATCCAGCCTATCGTGTGTGATGCTTTCAGCAGTTTGTAATTCTTAACCACCGCGAATGCACATGGGGAGATTACGGAATACTCACTAGAGCATTCCCTATTAAGCTAGTTCTTCAATATATATGTGAACATTCATCTCCTTGTTTAAAAGATTTGTGCATattatgcttttatttttttgatcatGATGTGCCTCGTTTAATTCGAAATTATAGTGCTCAAAGCATGGAAAGAATAGAAGAGCTTCTCCAGGAGGACCAGAATGTCAAGCGAAGGAAAGAGCGTATCCACAAACAGTCCTCTATTCTTTCCAAGCTTACTACACAACTCTGTATTAATGATAATCTGGCAGCCGCTGCATCCACCTATTCCAATGAAGGTGACCTGTTTTATGATTATAAAAGTGTCTATTCTTACAAGTTTGTATagctatctatatatatacatagtatGAGAATTCTTTTGTAAGCGTGTAATGTTTTCCTCTATACATCAGTAGAAAGTTCAACCATTGCTGGCCCATCTTCCCGGGAGGTCTGGAGATGCTACGTTTGATGCTGCTGCCAGCGGTCCAAACCTATCATATGGGGATTCTAGATCAAATTGTCTCAGTCGCCGGAACAGTGATCCTTTTCATAATGGTGATATAAACCCTGGCTGCCGACGAACACCCTAGCATTCGCCACTTGCTCCTCCATCATCTAAATGTGTTTATATATTCTAAGGTAGATGGAAATTTTGACAAACCAATTCTTGCAATTCTTGTCGGATGTTTCATCAGTTTCTCAAGCTCGCATCGAGCTCTAAATCGTAGGCTGCATTGGTTTGCATCATGGACATTTGATTcctatgttttaagaaatgatgTCTTTCCCGATTAGGTTTATTTGACCATTACACTTGGGAAAATGGCCAAAGGGGATGCTCAGAAGCTCTACTTCACTGTTCCAATATTTGAGCCACATCCTCCCTAGTACTTCATCCACGCAATTTCAGATTCATGGATGCATTCAGAGTGTTTCTATACTATGTCCTTCCGGAACCTCATGCTCCCTGAGGTGATTTTGAGATTCACTGATATTTATGTTTTGAACACCATGAAGAGTTTTAATCTTAAAGTTTTCTTATGTTCCATCAGGCTCTTACAACTTATATGGAGCTCCTTGACTTGAAACCATTTCCTGTGACTGCACTTGCAAATGGAACTTATGAAGAATTGTACAGATACATACATTTTAACCCCATACAGACGAAGGTTTGGATGAAACTTGCCAGTCTCCATTTTTGTTTTCCTGCAGTTTTCTCAATATAGCATGAACTCTTGGGTTTTATTTATTCTGACTAGAGTTATTGTAATCATGACAGGCTTTTGATGTGCTATATCACACGGACCAAAATGGGGAGAAAAGAAGATAAAAcagataaagaagaaaaaaagcaaaaaagcaaaaaaaagaagaggagacagatctgtggaaaaaaaagaaaagaaaagaaaaaattgggggaacagatctagaaaaaggaaaaaacagtGCAGAATTAAAGAAAGAGTTCCAAGACGAGAATAAgctgttggaggaagagatgGGGAGCTTCGTGATGGAGTAATGGGAGGAAAAGACAACGATTAGCGGGGCTTCAACTTGAAGCACTtctggaagagaaatcaagatCGCAAAATAAGAATGCCAAATCTTCTTTCAGGGTATGCTGTCTCGTGAAGCTGCTTCTGTCCAAGTTTTGTCTGGACGCATTGATACTTTCAGTACATCATATGCTAGAGTATGATGCACAATTTACACCTATAATGAATATTGATTATTGGTATTGATTGTGTGATTACTGCAGGCTCCAGGGCAAGTCCCAAGTAGCATGTTGAATATGCTAGACTATGATTGTAATCTGGCTACACTATGGCAGAAAGAGTAGAAAGAAACATGGTAAGGGGTAGAACAAGAGCAAAATggggagaaaagaagaaaaaaacataaacaagaaaaaaaagagaaggcagatctgtggaaaaaaaaagaaaagaaaaatttgtggaacagatctagaaaaggaaaaaacataGCAGAATCAAAGGAAGATTTCcaagaaaatgtgaaaaaaatagCCGGAGTAAGTTATTGGAGGAAGAAACGGGGAGCTTCATGATGGAGTAATGGGAGGAAAACACGACGGTTTAGTGAGGCTTCAACTTGAAGCATCtctggaagagaaatcaagacCTGAAAATGAGAATTCAAACTTGAATAGGGAAAACAAGTACGTGCATCAACTAGTGGAGTACCCTCGCTCAACAGATCCAAAATAGCATGGAAATTAGGCTGCCAAATCTTCTTTCAGGGTATGTTGTCTCGTGAAGTTGCTTCTGTTCTAGTTTTGTCTGGACGCATTGATTCTTTCTGTACGTCATATGCTAGAGTATGATCCACTATTTACCCCTATATTTAATATTGATTATTAATATTGATCGTGTGACAACTGCAGAATCCAGGACAGGATGAACTTTCCAGGCTTGGTGAATAGATGGTTCATAGTTCCGAGGGTAAAAGAGCTTTAGCTCGGGTACTTTGCCATGAACTTCACGACAAGTTCCTCCAGCATGGTCTGAACTCAGGGATTGGACAAAGAAGACATGCTATTTAAGCTATACAGTTCTATAAGGTTTGTTTCTTTCCATGCATCCAGCCTATCGTGTGTGATGCTTTCGGCAGTTTGTAATTCTTAACCACTGCGAATGC
This window contains:
- the LOC121757639 gene encoding dynamin-2A-like, with product MGGKHDGLVRLQLEAFLEEKSRPENENSNLNRENKIQGRMNFPSLVNRWFIVPRGLDKEDMLFKLYSSISAQSMERIEELLQEDQNVKRRKERIQKQSSILSKLTTQLCINDNLAAAASTYSNEVESSTIAGPSSREVWRCYV